A stretch of Candidatus Krumholzibacteriota bacterium DNA encodes these proteins:
- the secY gene encoding preprotein translocase subunit SecY, protein MIKKFQDIFNIPELKRRILFTVALLIVYRIGGHITTPGVNPIALKAFFQSQQGTIFALYDLFAGGNLSRATIFALGIMPYISASIILQLLQAVIPYFEKLAKEGEEGRKKITQYTRYGTVGLALIQSIGIALFLENMNVGGVSVVPFGGLPFRLLTMITMTSGTIFVMWLGEQISERGIGNGISLIIMIGIIARYPADFLNTWRALKLGNITPFRLVLLLVVMVCVIASVILITQGQRRIPVQYAKRIVGRRVYGGRAQYIPLRVNTAGVIPIIFAQAIMTFPSTLATLPFLRGSEAIGWVQTILSPGSWFYLSLYAIIIIFFTYFYTAIILNPVDLADNMKKYGGFIPGIRPGKRTSDYIDRILTRVTLPGAFFLAFIAILPDILMRRGNLPFYFGGTGLLIVVGVMLDTLQQIETHLLMRHYDGFMKKGRLRGRR, encoded by the coding sequence ATGATCAAGAAGTTTCAGGATATTTTCAATATTCCGGAGCTCAAGCGGCGGATCCTGTTCACGGTCGCTCTGCTGATCGTCTACCGCATCGGCGGCCACATCACGACCCCCGGAGTCAACCCGATCGCGCTGAAGGCCTTCTTCCAGAGCCAGCAGGGGACGATCTTCGCCCTCTACGACCTCTTCGCGGGCGGCAACCTGAGCAGGGCCACGATCTTCGCGCTCGGCATCATGCCGTACATCAGCGCGTCGATCATCCTCCAGCTGCTGCAGGCGGTCATCCCCTACTTCGAGAAGCTGGCGAAGGAGGGCGAGGAGGGGCGGAAGAAGATCACGCAGTACACGCGGTACGGCACGGTCGGCCTGGCCCTCATCCAGTCGATCGGCATCGCGCTCTTCCTCGAGAACATGAACGTCGGGGGCGTCTCGGTGGTGCCCTTCGGCGGGCTGCCCTTCAGGCTGCTCACGATGATCACGATGACGTCCGGCACGATCTTCGTCATGTGGCTCGGCGAGCAGATCTCCGAGCGCGGGATCGGCAACGGCATCTCCCTGATCATCATGATCGGCATCATCGCCCGGTACCCCGCCGATTTCCTGAACACGTGGCGGGCCCTGAAGCTCGGCAACATCACGCCCTTCCGGCTCGTGCTGCTCCTCGTCGTGATGGTCTGCGTGATCGCGAGCGTCATCCTGATCACGCAGGGACAGCGCCGGATCCCGGTGCAGTACGCCAAGCGGATCGTCGGCCGCCGCGTGTACGGCGGCCGCGCGCAGTACATCCCGCTGCGGGTCAACACCGCGGGCGTCATCCCGATCATCTTCGCCCAGGCGATCATGACCTTCCCGAGCACCCTCGCGACGCTGCCCTTCCTCAGGGGGAGCGAGGCGATCGGGTGGGTGCAGACGATCCTCTCGCCGGGATCGTGGTTCTACCTGTCGCTGTACGCGATCATCATCATCTTCTTCACGTACTTCTACACGGCCATAATCCTGAATCCCGTGGATCTGGCCGACAACATGAAGAAGTACGGCGGATTCATCCCCGGCATACGCCCGGGAAAACGGACGAGCGACTACATCGACCGGATCCTGACCCGCGTGACGCTGCCGGGAGCATTCTTCCTCGCGTTCATCGCGATCCTGCCGGACATCCTGATGCGGAGGGGAAACCTCCCCTTCTACTTCGGTGGCACGGGTCTCTTGATCGTGGTCGGCGTCATGCTCGACACGCTGCAGCAGATCGAGACGCACCTTCTCATGAGGCACTACGACGGTTTCATGAAGAAGGGGCGCCTGCGCGGCAGGAGATAA
- a CDS encoding adenylate kinase → MHIVIIGPPGSGKGTQASRVADALGLRHLSTGDLLREAVANKTPLGVEAERYMRDGLLVPDDLMLGLIAVELETLGDTGWILDGFPRTLPQAEALSAMLAERKIAVDRALLVDVDPEVIVGRLTSRRVCPACKAVFNLATMPDAGEICARCGGNLVKRPDDEEETVRRRLDVYEAQTAPVVDYFRRAGGLVTVDGAGDMDDITAEILRLLK, encoded by the coding sequence ATGCATATCGTCATCATCGGGCCGCCCGGTTCGGGCAAGGGAACGCAGGCCTCGCGCGTCGCCGACGCGCTCGGCCTGAGACACCTTTCGACCGGCGATCTTCTCCGCGAGGCGGTCGCGAACAAGACGCCGCTCGGCGTCGAGGCAGAGCGCTACATGAGGGACGGCCTGCTCGTCCCCGACGATCTCATGCTCGGTCTCATCGCGGTGGAGCTCGAGACGCTCGGCGACACCGGCTGGATTCTCGACGGGTTCCCGCGGACCCTTCCGCAGGCCGAGGCGCTGTCCGCGATGCTCGCGGAGCGGAAGATCGCCGTCGACAGGGCGCTGCTCGTCGACGTCGACCCGGAGGTGATCGTCGGCAGGCTCACGAGCCGGCGGGTCTGCCCCGCGTGCAAGGCGGTATTCAACCTGGCGACCATGCCGGACGCCGGAGAAATCTGCGCCAGGTGCGGCGGCAACCTGGTCAAGCGCCCCGACGACGAGGAGGAGACGGTGCGCCGCCGCCTCGACGTCTACGAGGCGCAGACGGCCCCGGTCGTGGATTACTTCCGCCGCGCGGGCGGCCTCGTGACCGTCGACGGCGCGGGGGACATGGACGATATCACGGCGGAGATACTCCGCCTGCTGAAATGA
- the map gene encoding type I methionyl aminopeptidase has protein sequence MIGIKTSRELDLMRLSGEILKDCFLEMEKMVVAGVSTAELDRAAEEFIRSRGAEPAFKGYQGYPATICASVNEQVVHGIPGDRRLEEGDIVGIDMGAVRDGFYSDATRTFPVGEIGEEPRRLIRVTKEALDLGIDKARAGNHLSDISHAVQTHAERHGYSVVRVLVGHGIGRRMHEEPQIPNFGSPGEGPILEAGMVLALEPMINVGTYEVLTKKDNWTYVTVDGALSCHFEDTIAVTDGDPEILTR, from the coding sequence ATGATCGGTATAAAGACGTCGCGAGAGCTGGATCTCATGCGCCTGAGCGGCGAGATCCTCAAGGACTGTTTTCTCGAGATGGAGAAGATGGTCGTCGCCGGCGTCTCGACGGCCGAGCTCGATCGGGCGGCCGAGGAGTTCATCCGCTCCCGCGGCGCCGAGCCGGCATTCAAGGGGTACCAGGGGTACCCTGCGACGATCTGCGCATCGGTGAACGAGCAGGTCGTCCACGGGATTCCCGGCGATCGCCGCCTCGAGGAGGGGGACATCGTCGGAATCGACATGGGGGCCGTTCGGGACGGATTCTACTCCGACGCGACCCGGACCTTCCCGGTCGGGGAAATCGGAGAGGAGCCGCGGCGGCTGATACGGGTGACGAAAGAGGCGCTCGACCTGGGTATTGACAAGGCCCGGGCGGGGAACCATCTTTCGGACATCTCCCACGCGGTTCAGACACACGCGGAGCGGCACGGGTATTCGGTCGTGCGGGTTCTCGTGGGGCACGGGATCGGACGGCGGATGCACGAGGAGCCGCAGATCCCGAATTTCGGTTCGCCGGGCGAGGGCCCCATCCTCGAGGCGGGAATGGTGCTGGCTCTCGAGCCGATGATCAACGTCGGGACGTACGAGGTCCTGACGAAGAAGGACAACTGGACGTACGTCACCGTTGACGGGGCGTTGTCCTGCCACTTCGAAGACACGATCGCCGTCACGGACGGGGATCCCGAAATACTCACGCGCTGA
- the infA gene encoding translation initiation factor IF-1, with amino-acid sequence MAKQKGIPVEGKVVEALPNAMFRVELENRHIVLCHVSGKMRMHFIRILPGDRVALELSPYDLSRGRITYRYK; translated from the coding sequence ATGGCCAAACAGAAGGGTATACCGGTCGAAGGCAAGGTCGTCGAGGCCCTTCCGAACGCGATGTTCAGGGTGGAGCTCGAGAACAGGCACATCGTGCTCTGCCACGTCTCCGGCAAGATGCGGATGCATTTCATCCGGATCCTGCCCGGTGACCGTGTCGCGCTCGAGCTGAGCCCCTACGATCTTTCGCGCGGAAGGATAACCTACCGGTACAAGTGA
- the rpmJ gene encoding 50S ribosomal protein L36, translating into MKVRSSVKKMCPDCKIIRRKGVLRVICKKNPKHKQRQG; encoded by the coding sequence ATGAAGGTACGAAGCTCGGTAAAGAAGATGTGTCCGGATTGCAAGATCATCCGGCGAAAGGGTGTGCTGCGGGTCATCTGCAAGAAGAACCCGAAGCACAAGCAGCGCCAGGGCTGA
- the rpsM gene encoding 30S ribosomal protein S13: protein MARLVGVDIPDNKHIEVALTYIFGIGRSSAREICGKARVPFSTRTRDLTEDQTVKLRDIIENDYKIEGSLRSEVTMNIKRLMDIGCYRGLRHRHGLPVHGQRTHTNARTRKGPKNRPGAKRKK, encoded by the coding sequence GTGGCGCGTTTAGTCGGAGTCGACATTCCCGACAACAAACATATCGAGGTCGCGCTGACGTATATATTCGGCATCGGCCGGTCGAGCGCCCGCGAGATTTGCGGCAAGGCCAGGGTGCCGTTCAGCACGAGAACGAGGGATCTGACCGAGGATCAGACGGTCAAGCTTCGGGATATCATCGAAAACGATTACAAGATCGAGGGATCCCTGCGGAGCGAGGTCACGATGAACATCAAGCGCTTGATGGACATCGGTTGCTACCGCGGCCTGCGTCACCGGCACGGCCTGCCGGTGCACGGCCAGCGGACGCACACCAACGCCCGCACCCGCAAGGGCCCGAAGAATCGTCCCGGGGCCAAGCGCAAGAAGTAG
- the rpsK gene encoding 30S ribosomal protein S11 produces the protein MARPTRSKKKKAKKVDAYGVAHVKSTFNNTIITITDREGAVVAWCSPGKLGYKGSRKSTPFAAQQAASTVAREAMSMGMKKVEAWIKGPGPGREAAIRSLRASGLDVAGIKDCTPLPHNGVRQKKRRRL, from the coding sequence GTGGCTCGACCGACGCGGTCGAAGAAGAAGAAAGCGAAGAAGGTGGACGCCTACGGCGTGGCGCACGTCAAGTCAACGTTCAACAACACGATCATCACGATCACCGATCGCGAGGGCGCAGTCGTCGCGTGGTGCAGCCCCGGCAAGCTCGGATACAAGGGCTCCCGGAAGAGCACTCCGTTCGCGGCCCAGCAGGCCGCTTCGACCGTGGCCCGCGAGGCGATGTCGATGGGGATGAAGAAGGTGGAGGCCTGGATCAAGGGCCCCGGCCCGGGGCGCGAGGCGGCGATCAGGTCGCTGCGCGCGAGCGGGCTCGACGTGGCGGGAATCAAGGACTGCACGCCGCTGCCGCACAACGGGGTGCGACAGAAGAAGCGCCGTCGCCTCTAG
- the rpsD gene encoding 30S ribosomal protein S4, with product MARYTGPKCKLCRREGEKLFLKGDRCYSERCALEKRNYPPGEHGRSRFSRRSNYRIQLREKQKLRRMYHLLERQFRNYFREAAGMKGVTGDNLMRLLESRLDNMVYRMGFAPSRGAARQLILHSHFEVNGRTVNIPSFRLSPNDRVSVREKSGSLLVIEDSLKKYGSRGTVPYISVDVTKKEGVYVEEPTRDVIPVPIEVNLIVELYSK from the coding sequence ATGGCACGGTATACCGGCCCGAAATGCAAACTCTGCCGCAGGGAGGGCGAGAAGCTCTTCCTGAAGGGCGATCGCTGCTATTCCGAGCGCTGCGCGCTCGAGAAGCGGAACTACCCGCCCGGCGAACACGGACGATCCCGTTTCAGCCGGCGGAGCAACTACCGCATCCAGCTTCGCGAGAAGCAGAAGCTGCGCCGCATGTATCATCTCCTGGAGCGGCAGTTCCGCAATTATTTCAGGGAGGCAGCCGGCATGAAGGGGGTCACCGGCGACAACCTGATGCGTCTTTTGGAGAGCCGCCTCGACAACATGGTCTACCGGATGGGATTCGCGCCGTCGCGTGGAGCGGCGAGGCAGCTCATCCTGCACAGCCATTTCGAGGTGAACGGCCGGACGGTCAACATCCCGTCCTTCCGTCTCTCCCCAAACGACCGGGTGAGCGTACGCGAGAAGAGCGGGAGTCTGCTCGTCATCGAGGACAGCCTGAAGAAATACGGAAGCCGCGGCACCGTTCCGTACATCTCCGTGGACGTCACCAAGAAGGAAGGTGTCTACGTCGAGGAGCCCACGAGGGACGTTATCCCTGTTCCCATCGAGGTGAACCTGATCGTGGAGCTGTACTCCAAATAA
- a CDS encoding DNA-directed RNA polymerase subunit alpha, translated as MKWRNLLMPKEIVMDEAAATPTFARFTVEPLERGFGNTIGNALRRTLLSSIQGAAVTAVKIKSVLHEFSTIKGVKEDVTDIVLNLKQLIVVMHSDEPKFLHIDTNKKGEITAADIKTDGDIEILNQDQVIATCTEKVPVKMDVLIGHGRGYVAAEMHNLDDYEIGLIPIDANFSPVRAVNYTVSNTRVGQKTDYDSLELAITTDGSVAPEDALGFAAKILKDHMLFFIHFDEEPIEESEEIVDEEIERMRDLLNRSVEELELSVRSSNCLKAANIKSLGELVGKSESDMLKYRNFGRKSLKEIIDILEGMGLHLGMDVDTIAGGKKNEEEENE; from the coding sequence ATGAAATGGCGCAACCTGCTGATGCCGAAGGAAATCGTGATGGACGAGGCTGCAGCGACGCCGACGTTCGCCCGGTTCACCGTCGAGCCGCTCGAGCGTGGATTCGGAAACACGATCGGCAACGCTCTCCGTCGCACCCTGCTTTCTTCGATCCAGGGGGCCGCGGTGACGGCCGTCAAGATCAAGAGCGTGCTCCACGAGTTCTCCACGATCAAGGGCGTGAAGGAGGACGTGACCGACATCGTCCTCAATCTCAAGCAGCTCATCGTCGTGATGCACTCGGACGAGCCGAAGTTCCTGCACATCGACACGAACAAGAAGGGCGAGATCACGGCCGCCGACATCAAGACGGACGGCGACATCGAGATCCTCAACCAGGATCAGGTGATCGCCACCTGCACCGAGAAGGTGCCCGTGAAGATGGACGTCCTGATCGGGCACGGCCGCGGATACGTGGCGGCGGAGATGCACAATCTCGACGATTACGAGATCGGCCTGATTCCGATCGACGCGAACTTCAGCCCCGTGCGGGCCGTCAACTACACGGTCAGCAACACGCGAGTGGGGCAGAAGACCGATTACGATTCGCTCGAGCTGGCGATCACCACCGACGGGAGCGTCGCTCCCGAGGACGCGCTCGGCTTCGCCGCGAAGATCCTCAAGGATCACATGCTCTTCTTCATCCATTTCGACGAGGAGCCGATCGAGGAGTCCGAGGAGATAGTCGACGAGGAGATCGAGCGGATGCGCGATCTGCTGAACAGGAGCGTCGAGGAGCTCGAGCTCTCGGTGCGGTCGTCGAACTGCCTCAAGGCGGCGAACATCAAGTCGCTCGGCGAGCTCGTCGGGAAGTCGGAGAGCGACATGCTCAAGTACCGAAATTTCGGCCGCAAGAGCCTGAAGGAGATCATCGACATCCTCGAGGGGATGGGACTGCACCTGGGCATGGACGTCGATACCATCGCCGGCGGCAAGAAGAACGAGGAAGAGGAGAACGAGTAA
- the rplQ gene encoding 50S ribosomal protein L17 — translation MRHNRDGRKLGRTASHRKAMLGNMVTSLFLRERIRTTTPKAKEARRLAERIITFARRGTLADRRHVAKTVHDHAVLRKLFDEIGPRFKERPGGYTRILRTGVRKGDAADTAILELLGENDQGRKKTASRKTYRKIDVPESPTIKAKAAAKKAAEEAAAAKAAEEAAEAEAKAAEAAAAEAEAGEETPEAGEAAGEAPADGKKE, via the coding sequence ATGCGACACAACCGGGACGGAAGAAAGCTGGGTCGTACCGCGTCCCACCGCAAGGCGATGCTCGGCAACATGGTCACCTCCCTGTTCCTCCGGGAGCGGATCCGGACGACGACGCCGAAGGCGAAAGAGGCCCGCCGTCTGGCCGAGAGGATAATCACGTTCGCGCGTCGCGGCACCCTCGCCGACAGGCGTCACGTCGCCAAGACCGTGCACGACCATGCCGTGCTCCGCAAGCTCTTCGACGAGATCGGTCCGCGCTTCAAGGAGCGGCCGGGCGGGTACACCCGGATCCTGCGGACGGGCGTCCGCAAGGGCGACGCCGCCGATACGGCCATCCTCGAGCTCCTCGGCGAGAACGACCAGGGCCGGAAGAAGACGGCCTCGCGGAAGACCTACCGCAAGATCGACGTGCCCGAGAGCCCGACCATCAAGGCGAAGGCCGCGGCGAAGAAGGCGGCGGAGGAAGCGGCGGCCGCGAAGGCAGCCGAGGAGGCCGCCGAGGCCGAGGCGAAAGCGGCGGAAGCCGCGGCGGCGGAGGCGGAAGCCGGCGAGGAGACCCCGGAGGCCGGGGAGGCCGCCGGGGAGGCGCCCGCCGACGGAAAGAAAGAGTAG
- a CDS encoding AEC family transporter produces MIITDIILPVFFVIALGVVLRLVGGVEERVFSRTQLYILTPALVFSAMARADVETGMVFHVLLFVGAVMGTILAVSQGAGFLMRRDRVERSALSIVSTFMNSGFYGIPLCMLAFGEKGFVYATLYVVCSSIFQSTVGIVVASAGRRSIAAAVRTMLGVPIIWSIVLSRVLVASDALPPGPMMKMIDLVGQAAIPIGLILLGMQLERLVTGMIRGMRAKAAAGAISGGADDCAAGAVEDTACPIGGREIADGLVAAFLRIGGGFAVALILLAFLEFEPILEKVLLVEASMPTAVNMVVYATEYDCKPRMVAFGVVASTLLSILSITLVLGYVGVGG; encoded by the coding sequence GTGATCATCACCGACATCATCCTCCCCGTCTTCTTCGTCATCGCCCTCGGCGTCGTTCTGCGCCTCGTCGGCGGCGTGGAGGAGCGGGTCTTCTCGCGCACGCAGCTCTACATCCTCACGCCCGCCCTCGTCTTCTCAGCGATGGCGCGCGCGGATGTGGAGACGGGGATGGTGTTCCATGTCCTCCTCTTCGTCGGCGCCGTCATGGGGACGATCCTCGCCGTCTCGCAGGGGGCCGGGTTCCTCATGCGGCGCGACCGCGTCGAGCGGAGCGCCCTCTCGATCGTCTCGACGTTCATGAACAGCGGCTTCTACGGCATTCCCCTCTGCATGCTCGCCTTCGGGGAGAAGGGGTTCGTCTACGCCACCCTCTACGTCGTCTGCAGCTCGATCTTCCAGTCAACCGTGGGGATCGTCGTGGCGAGCGCGGGGCGGCGCTCGATCGCAGCGGCGGTCAGGACGATGCTCGGCGTGCCGATCATCTGGTCGATCGTCCTCTCCCGCGTGCTCGTCGCCTCCGACGCATTGCCGCCCGGGCCGATGATGAAGATGATCGATCTCGTCGGGCAGGCGGCGATCCCGATCGGCCTCATCCTTCTCGGCATGCAGCTCGAACGGCTCGTGACGGGGATGATCCGCGGCATGCGGGCGAAGGCGGCCGCGGGGGCAATTTCCGGAGGCGCGGACGATTGCGCCGCCGGGGCGGTCGAGGACACGGCGTGCCCGATCGGGGGCCGGGAGATCGCCGACGGCCTCGTGGCCGCGTTCCTGCGCATCGGTGGCGGATTCGCCGTCGCGCTGATCCTTCTCGCGTTCCTCGAGTTCGAGCCGATTCTCGAGAAGGTGCTCCTTGTCGAGGCGTCGATGCCGACGGCGGTCAACATGGTCGTCTACGCCACCGAGTACGACTGCAAACCGCGGATGGTCGCCTTCGGCGTCGTCGCCTCGACGCTGCTCAGCATCCTCAGCATCACCCTCGTGCTCGGATACGTGGGCGTCGGGGGGTAA
- a CDS encoding FAD-binding oxidoreductase, whose protein sequence is MERCRHTFAPGRPAEAAAFLRACSERRSGGVDLRVGLLESPFTRETPRSALDLEPLGGAEEIGRIGGPATVLAGHARLGGVLEVSRADLLAVCGGGATLGELRRAAAAEGLFFPYEPPVSSGEETIAGLVMAGMRGAADGRFGPLRESILSVEIATPAGALVRTGSRAVKDVAGYEIAGLLAGAGGVCGMTPGVTVRLYPEPATRMRVAVRGEAEALEEAGRRIVRAMRPLSIVFYANAAAALAAETLGLPPAGGAILAVELFSPAAGDEAALLAELLGVPGTGGGAETCGEDAWARLARFALLAAGRVDEGGGALWLAHDGAVDAPGASDQPDAPGTISWRSFSPDIRFAVRAAPAVTGNDPGDAAILGAAPELDSLLAARAVSGRHCAIGLLRVAGGDASLRLVHRDAIASFAAERPGADAFLEQARIESGLWDGIRRIFDPAGIMLP, encoded by the coding sequence GTGGAGCGCTGCCGCCATACGTTCGCCCCGGGGCGCCCCGCCGAGGCCGCCGCGTTCCTCCGGGCCTGCTCGGAGCGGCGGAGCGGCGGCGTCGATCTGCGCGTGGGTCTGCTCGAGAGCCCGTTCACGAGGGAAACGCCGCGCTCGGCCCTCGATCTCGAGCCCCTGGGCGGAGCGGAGGAGATCGGCCGGATCGGCGGCCCGGCGACGGTCCTCGCCGGGCACGCCCGGCTCGGCGGCGTCCTGGAGGTGTCGCGCGCCGATCTGCTCGCCGTCTGCGGCGGCGGGGCGACGCTCGGCGAGCTGCGCCGGGCCGCGGCCGCCGAAGGGCTCTTCTTCCCGTACGAGCCGCCGGTTTCGTCGGGGGAGGAGACCATCGCCGGGCTCGTCATGGCGGGGATGCGGGGCGCGGCGGACGGCCGGTTCGGCCCGCTGCGCGAATCGATCCTCTCCGTCGAGATCGCGACCCCCGCCGGGGCGCTCGTCCGGACCGGTTCCCGTGCGGTCAAGGACGTGGCCGGCTACGAGATCGCCGGCCTGCTCGCCGGCGCGGGAGGTGTCTGCGGGATGACCCCCGGGGTCACGGTGCGCCTCTATCCCGAGCCGGCGACGCGTATGCGCGTCGCGGTCCGCGGGGAGGCGGAGGCGCTCGAGGAGGCGGGTCGGCGGATCGTCCGGGCCATGCGCCCCCTCTCGATCGTTTTCTACGCGAACGCGGCGGCCGCCCTCGCGGCGGAGACGCTCGGCCTGCCGCCTGCCGGCGGCGCGATACTCGCGGTCGAGCTTTTCTCGCCGGCCGCAGGCGACGAGGCGGCCCTGCTGGCGGAGCTTCTCGGCGTCCCGGGGACGGGAGGCGGCGCGGAGACGTGCGGGGAGGATGCATGGGCGCGTCTCGCGCGATTCGCTCTCCTCGCCGCAGGGCGGGTCGACGAGGGCGGAGGCGCCCTCTGGCTCGCGCACGACGGCGCCGTGGACGCGCCGGGTGCATCCGATCAGCCCGATGCGCCCGGGACGATCTCCTGGCGGTCCTTCTCGCCCGACATCCGGTTCGCCGTGAGAGCGGCTCCTGCGGTAACCGGAAACGATCCCGGCGACGCGGCGATCCTCGGAGCGGCGCCGGAGCTGGATTCGCTCCTCGCGGCGCGCGCCGTGAGCGGGCGGCATTGTGCGATAGGCCTCTTGCGCGTCGCGGGCGGCGATGCGTCGCTGAGGCTCGTGCACCGTGATGCGATCGCCTCCTTCGCCGCGGAACGGCCGGGGGCGGACGCCTTTCTCGAACAGGCGCGCATCGAGAGCGGACTGTGGGACGGGATCCGGCGGATCTTCGATCCGGCGGGGATCATGTTGCCGTAG
- a CDS encoding (Fe-S)-binding protein, which yields MKDTRNKRETAGRDVTRDLLLCNRCGNCRAVCPVFDVLREEQAGARGKVELAEAFFRGEDVDEREMQRIFDLCLHCMTCEENCPSGMRADEIVMAVRAELARRGRIPRLKRLALGLLGGMDNILFKALRALRITRRGPLHGVGARSAFSPLFPLVGWSRDRSIPLPAARPFLADAAELSRAADANLSATGAVSSGGKDAPGGRDEAAVHDPATADLLARVRTARERNLAEGRRAYFFVGHAVNHFFPEEARAIVCVLNRLGVDVVAPKDQLCCGAPVYYAGDIDGARRAAVAAMERLDGHEYDWIVTSCSTGGTALREDFPRLFDVTGDGYFTVRWDGDAEEFVRDTAPAPSGGRFPREADLWRRTVEGRVRDINELVAELLGYVDDRPDPAAVFEAAAGGGNDEAGATGPKAVDDERGRPGGAESDWRPVVTYHLPCHLNRGQGVDWQPEAILRALPGWRYVAMPDADLCCGGGGAFTVAHAGVSAAIGERKMDSVAMAGPDLVATACPVCRIQLMDMLRRRFVVEAKKRGEEPRAIPVRAPVELLDESLAALPA from the coding sequence GTGAAGGACACCCGAAACAAGAGAGAAACGGCCGGACGGGACGTGACCCGCGACCTCCTGCTCTGCAACCGCTGCGGGAACTGCCGGGCCGTCTGCCCCGTCTTCGACGTTTTGCGCGAGGAGCAGGCCGGGGCGCGGGGGAAGGTGGAGCTGGCCGAGGCCTTCTTCCGCGGCGAGGACGTCGACGAACGGGAGATGCAGCGGATCTTCGATCTCTGCCTCCACTGCATGACCTGCGAGGAGAACTGCCCCTCGGGGATGCGCGCCGACGAGATCGTCATGGCCGTCCGGGCCGAGCTGGCCCGGCGGGGGCGGATCCCGCGCCTCAAGCGGCTGGCCCTCGGGCTCCTCGGCGGCATGGACAACATCCTCTTCAAGGCCTTGCGGGCCCTGCGGATCACGCGACGGGGGCCCCTGCACGGCGTCGGCGCCCGGAGCGCCTTCTCGCCCCTCTTCCCGCTCGTCGGCTGGTCGCGCGACCGATCGATACCCCTGCCGGCTGCGAGGCCCTTCCTTGCAGATGCCGCGGAGCTCTCGCGGGCGGCGGATGCCAATCTCTCCGCGACGGGGGCGGTTTCTTCCGGGGGGAAGGATGCGCCGGGGGGCCGGGACGAGGCCGCGGTGCACGACCCGGCGACGGCCGATCTCCTCGCGCGCGTGCGCACGGCCCGCGAGCGCAACCTCGCCGAGGGGCGCCGCGCATACTTCTTCGTGGGCCACGCGGTCAACCACTTCTTCCCCGAGGAGGCGCGGGCGATCGTTTGCGTGCTGAACCGTCTCGGCGTGGACGTCGTCGCCCCGAAGGACCAGCTCTGCTGCGGGGCGCCCGTCTATTACGCGGGGGACATCGACGGGGCGCGGCGCGCGGCCGTGGCCGCGATGGAGCGGCTCGACGGGCACGAGTACGACTGGATCGTCACCTCCTGCTCGACCGGCGGGACGGCGCTGCGGGAGGATTTCCCGCGCCTCTTCGATGTCACCGGGGACGGCTACTTCACCGTCCGGTGGGACGGGGACGCGGAGGAGTTCGTCCGCGATACGGCCCCTGCGCCGTCCGGGGGGCGGTTTCCCAGGGAAGCAGACCTCTGGAGGCGGACCGTCGAGGGACGCGTCCGCGACATCAACGAGCTCGTCGCCGAGCTTCTCGGCTACGTCGACGACCGGCCGGACCCGGCGGCGGTCTTCGAGGCGGCGGCGGGAGGAGGAAACGACGAAGCGGGGGCAACCGGCCCGAAGGCGGTCGATGACGAAAGGGGGAGGCCTGGCGGCGCGGAATCCGACTGGCGCCCCGTCGTGACGTATCACCTTCCCTGCCACCTCAACCGAGGCCAGGGGGTGGACTGGCAGCCGGAGGCGATCCTCCGGGCGCTGCCCGGCTGGCGGTACGTTGCGATGCCCGACGCCGACCTCTGCTGCGGGGGCGGGGGAGCCTTCACCGTCGCTCACGCAGGGGTGTCGGCCGCGATCGGCGAACGCAAGATGGACTCGGTCGCCATGGCCGGACCGGATCTCGTCGCCACCGCCTGCCCGGTCTGCCGCATCCAGCTCATGGACATGCTCCGTCGCCGCTTCGTCGTCGAGGCGAAGAAGCGCGGCGAGGAGCCGCGAGCGATCCCCGTCCGCGCGCCCGTCGAGCTCCTCGACGAGTCGCTCGCGGCGCTGCCTGCCTAG